The following are from one region of the Desulfuromonas sp. TF genome:
- the pepN gene encoding aminopeptidase N, with amino-acid sequence MNDTHHQPIYLKDYQPPAYLVESVELIFELGEESTIVKSRLNLSRNPAGKGGHLVLDGNELALRGLHLDRRTLAANEYEVTEENLTIFDVPQNFQLVVETEIKPQENTSLEGLYTSSGNFCTQCEAQGFRKITYYPDRPDVLAHFTVSILADKAKYPILLSNGNLVTSIDLPDGRHLSKWVDPFKKPAYLFALVAGDLVRIEDTFVTASGREVKLHIYVEERNRDRCDHAMASLKKAMRWDEETFGLEYDLDIYMILAVDDFNMGAMENKGLNIFNSKYVLARPETATDADFQAIEGVIGHEYFHNWTGNRVTCRDWFQLSLKEGLTVFRDQEFSADMTSRAVKRIEEVRALRNAQFPEDAGPMAHPVRPASYVEINNFYTMTVYNKGAELIRMYHTLLGPEGFRKGLRLYLERFDGQAATTDDFLRAMADAGGRDLEQFGLWYSQGGTPELEVETDYDGARKVYTLKVRQSCPPTPGQTDKKPFHIPLAMGLLDRNGNDLPLRLEGESAPAGTTRVLELRREEDAFRFVGIPEEPVPSLLRGFSAPVRLWMETSDRDLAFLMAHDSDPFNRWEAGQRLSVRIMLKLVEECRSGRETVLDTGFTDAFRRLLLDENADPALLAQALVLPTESYLAEQMEVADPETIHRVRELMRRDLAKRLREEFILVMEANTMEGPYSIEPAAVGRRSLKNLCLAYLMTLEESVIVRRCFDQFNRADNMTDVSAALHCLANSETPERTEALEAFYRKWRHDPLVMDKWFTLQATSKRPDTLENVKRLMAHPAFNIKNPNKVRALIGAFCHGNPARFHDCSGAGYAFLGDQVVTIDSLNPQVAARLLGAVTRWRKYDEARQAMMRAQLERIAAAPGISRDVYEIAAKSLAQ; translated from the coding sequence ATGAACGACACACACCATCAGCCGATCTATCTCAAGGATTACCAGCCGCCAGCCTACCTCGTAGAGAGCGTCGAACTCATTTTTGAGCTGGGAGAAGAGTCCACCATCGTCAAATCGCGCCTGAACCTGAGCCGCAACCCCGCCGGAAAAGGAGGGCACCTGGTTCTAGACGGAAACGAGCTTGCCCTGCGGGGCCTCCACCTCGACCGTCGTACCCTCGCGGCGAACGAATACGAAGTGACGGAGGAGAATCTGACAATCTTCGATGTCCCCCAAAATTTTCAGCTGGTGGTCGAAACCGAAATCAAGCCGCAGGAGAACACCTCCCTTGAGGGGCTGTACACCTCGAGCGGCAATTTCTGCACCCAGTGCGAAGCCCAGGGATTCCGCAAGATCACCTATTACCCCGACCGCCCCGACGTCCTGGCCCACTTCACCGTCAGCATCCTCGCCGACAAGGCGAAATATCCGATCCTGCTCTCCAACGGCAACCTCGTGACCAGCATCGATCTGCCCGACGGGCGGCATCTTTCCAAGTGGGTGGACCCCTTCAAAAAGCCCGCCTACCTCTTTGCCCTGGTGGCCGGAGACCTGGTGCGGATCGAAGACACCTTCGTCACCGCCTCGGGGCGCGAGGTGAAGCTCCATATCTATGTGGAGGAGCGCAACCGCGACCGCTGCGACCACGCCATGGCCTCGCTGAAGAAAGCCATGCGATGGGACGAGGAGACCTTCGGCCTGGAGTACGATCTGGATATCTACATGATCCTGGCGGTGGACGACTTCAACATGGGGGCGATGGAGAACAAGGGCCTCAACATCTTCAACTCCAAGTACGTCCTCGCCCGTCCCGAGACCGCCACCGACGCCGATTTCCAGGCGATCGAGGGGGTGATCGGCCACGAATATTTCCACAACTGGACCGGCAACCGCGTCACCTGCCGCGACTGGTTCCAGCTCTCGCTCAAGGAAGGGCTGACGGTCTTTCGGGACCAGGAGTTCAGCGCTGACATGACCAGCCGGGCGGTCAAGCGCATCGAGGAGGTGCGCGCTCTGCGCAACGCCCAGTTCCCCGAGGACGCCGGTCCCATGGCCCATCCCGTGCGCCCCGCCTCTTACGTGGAAATCAACAACTTCTACACCATGACGGTCTACAACAAGGGTGCGGAGCTGATCCGCATGTATCACACCCTGCTCGGCCCCGAGGGGTTCCGCAAGGGGCTGCGCCTCTACCTTGAGCGCTTCGACGGCCAGGCGGCCACCACCGACGATTTCCTTCGGGCCATGGCCGATGCGGGGGGGCGTGATCTGGAGCAGTTCGGCCTCTGGTACAGCCAGGGCGGCACGCCGGAACTGGAGGTGGAAACAGACTATGACGGGGCGCGAAAGGTCTACACACTGAAGGTGCGCCAGTCCTGCCCCCCGACCCCGGGCCAGACGGATAAAAAGCCGTTCCACATCCCCCTGGCCATGGGCCTGCTCGACCGAAACGGCAACGACCTGCCGCTGCGGCTCGAAGGGGAATCCGCCCCTGCGGGAACCACCCGGGTGCTGGAGCTGCGCCGGGAGGAGGATGCCTTCCGCTTCGTCGGCATCCCGGAAGAACCCGTCCCCTCCCTGCTTCGCGGTTTCTCAGCCCCCGTCAGGCTTTGGATGGAAACATCCGACAGGGACCTGGCTTTTCTGATGGCCCACGACAGCGACCCCTTCAATCGCTGGGAGGCCGGGCAGCGGCTGTCGGTGCGCATCATGCTGAAGCTGGTCGAAGAGTGCCGGAGTGGCCGGGAGACGGTGCTCGACACCGGTTTCACCGATGCCTTTCGCAGGCTCCTGCTGGATGAAAATGCCGATCCCGCTCTCCTCGCCCAGGCCCTGGTCCTGCCCACCGAAAGCTATCTTGCCGAACAGATGGAGGTGGCCGATCCCGAGACGATCCACCGGGTGCGCGAATTGATGCGCAGGGACCTGGCGAAGAGGCTGCGCGAAGAGTTCATCCTGGTGATGGAAGCCAATACTATGGAGGGTCCCTACAGCATCGAGCCGGCCGCCGTGGGACGGCGCAGCCTGAAAAACCTCTGCCTGGCGTACCTCATGACTCTGGAGGAGAGCGTAATCGTCCGGCGCTGCTTCGACCAGTTCAACCGGGCGGACAACATGACCGACGTCTCGGCCGCCCTGCATTGCCTGGCCAACAGCGAGACGCCCGAGCGGACGGAGGCCCTGGAGGCCTTTTACCGGAAGTGGCGGCACGACCCGCTGGTGATGGACAAATGGTTCACCCTGCAGGCGACCTCAAAGCGCCCGGACACCCTGGAGAACGTCAAGCGACTCATGGCTCATCCGGCTTTCAACATCAAGAATCCCAACAAGGTCCGGGCGCTCATCGGCGCCTTCTGTCACGGCAACCCGGCCCGCTTCCACGATTGCTCCGGGGCGGGTTACGCCTTTCTCGGCGATCAGGTGGTGACCATCGACAGCCTCAATCCCCAGGTTGCGGCCCGCCTCCTCGGGGCTGTCACCCGCTGGCGCAAGTACGACGAAGCCCGCCAGGCAATGATGAGGGCACAGCTTGAGCGGATCGCCGCCGCTCCGGGTATCTCACGGGACGTTTACGAGATCGCGGCGAAAAGCCTGGCTCAGTAA
- a CDS encoding LysE family translocator has translation MLSIETLITFFTASILLGLAPGPDNIFVLTQSALRGKGAGLIVMLGLCSGLIVHTIAVALGVAIIFQTSAIAFSALKFIGAGYLFYLAWQALRASAEKIEGEPDVIVNHRKLYCRGIIMNITNPKVSIFFLAFLPQFADPTRGSVAFQLLLLGALFIIATILVFGGIALLAGTLGQWLNRSVRTQKILNKVAGAVFLGLALKLATTER, from the coding sequence ATGTTATCCATTGAAACACTCATAACTTTTTTCACAGCATCGATTCTACTTGGCCTTGCTCCGGGTCCCGACAATATATTCGTACTGACGCAGTCCGCCTTGCGTGGAAAGGGCGCTGGGCTAATTGTGATGCTCGGTTTATGCTCAGGACTCATCGTGCACACAATCGCTGTGGCTCTCGGGGTCGCTATAATTTTTCAGACATCCGCAATTGCATTTTCCGCCCTCAAATTCATTGGTGCGGGTTACCTCTTTTATCTGGCGTGGCAAGCTCTTCGAGCCTCTGCTGAAAAAATTGAGGGCGAGCCTGACGTCATCGTCAATCATCGGAAGTTGTATTGTCGTGGCATCATCATGAACATCACAAATCCTAAAGTATCGATCTTTTTTTTGGCCTTCCTGCCACAATTTGCCGATCCAACAAGAGGATCTGTCGCTTTTCAGCTACTCCTGCTGGGAGCGCTGTTTATCATAGCCACGATATTGGTATTTGGAGGCATCGCTCTCCTTGCAGGCACACTTGGCCAGTGGCTTAATCGATCAGTCCGAACCCAAAAGATCTTGAACAAGGTTGCGGGCGCCGTTTTTCTGGGCCTGGCCTTGAAATTGGCGACAACAGAGAGGTAA